One region of Bacillus zhangzhouensis genomic DNA includes:
- the rocF gene encoding arginase gives MGEQKKVTIVGVPMDLGQTRRGVDMGPSAIRCAGVKEKLETLSFDVEDLGDIPVEQRDDEKGLYTSEKLKNLTENAGANQLLAEKVDSIVQSGSFPLILGGDHSIAIGTLAGVAKHYENLGVIWCDAHGDLNTEETSPSGNIHGMPLAVSLGLGHADLTNIGGYSPKLKPENVVLIGARSLDEGERALIREKGIKVYTMHEIDRLGMTRVMEEAIAYLKERTDGVHLSLDLDGLDPAECPGVGTPVAGGISYRESHLAMELLEEAGILTSAEFVEVNPVLDEKNKTAETAVALIGSLMGEKLL, from the coding sequence ATGGGAGAGCAAAAGAAGGTCACGATTGTCGGAGTTCCGATGGACTTGGGTCAAACGAGAAGAGGCGTCGATATGGGGCCGAGTGCGATTCGTTGTGCAGGTGTAAAAGAAAAATTGGAAACGCTCTCATTTGATGTAGAGGATCTCGGAGATATTCCAGTTGAACAAAGAGATGATGAGAAAGGTTTATATACAAGTGAAAAACTAAAAAATTTGACGGAGAATGCTGGTGCGAATCAGCTGCTTGCTGAGAAGGTTGACAGTATTGTGCAATCTGGTTCGTTCCCGCTCATTTTAGGCGGTGATCACAGCATCGCGATTGGCACACTTGCTGGGGTAGCCAAGCATTATGAAAATTTAGGTGTCATTTGGTGTGATGCACATGGGGATTTAAATACGGAGGAAACGTCTCCTTCTGGGAATATACATGGCATGCCACTTGCTGTGAGTCTCGGTCTAGGGCATGCTGATTTAACGAACATTGGCGGTTATTCTCCTAAATTGAAGCCTGAAAATGTCGTTTTAATTGGTGCTCGATCATTAGATGAAGGAGAACGGGCACTGATTCGAGAGAAAGGCATTAAAGTGTATACGATGCATGAAATTGATCGTTTAGGGATGACAAGGGTGATGGAGGAAGCCATTGCGTATCTAAAGGAAAGAACAGATGGTGTCCATCTGTCGCTTGATTTAGACGGACTAGACCCAGCGGAATGCCCTGGTGTAGGCACTCCGGTAGCAGGCGGCATTAGTTACCGGGAGAGTCATCTCGCAATGGAGCTTTTAGAGGAGGCGGGGATTTTAACTTCTGCTGAATTTGTTGAAGTAAATCCGGTATTAGATGAGAAAAACAAAACAGCAGAAACGGCAGTTGCGTTAATTGGTTCGTTAATGGGTGAAAAACTATTGTAG
- the sigW gene encoding RNA polymerase sigma factor SigW, whose protein sequence is MDTMIKKRIKQVKKGDQNAFTDIVDLYKDKIYQLCYRMLGNAHEAEDIAQEAFIRAYVNIESFDVNRKFSTWLYRIATNLTIDRIRKKKPDYYLDAEVAGTEGLNMYSQIAADGILPEDEVVSLELSSTIQQKILRLPDKYRSVIVLKYIDELSLKEISEILNIPVGTVKTRIHRGREALRKQLRDL, encoded by the coding sequence ATGGACACAATGATTAAAAAGAGAATTAAGCAAGTGAAAAAAGGCGACCAGAACGCATTTACAGACATTGTAGACCTGTATAAAGACAAAATTTATCAGCTGTGCTACCGTATGCTTGGGAATGCACACGAAGCGGAGGATATTGCGCAGGAAGCGTTTATTCGTGCCTATGTGAATATCGAAAGCTTTGATGTGAATCGCAAGTTTTCCACGTGGCTGTACCGCATTGCAACCAACCTGACCATCGACCGTATTCGAAAAAAAAAGCCGGATTATTATTTAGATGCAGAGGTGGCAGGAACAGAAGGATTAAATATGTATTCTCAAATTGCTGCTGATGGCATTTTGCCAGAGGATGAGGTGGTGTCTCTAGAGTTATCGAGTACCATTCAGCAAAAAATTCTAAGATTACCCGATAAATATCGTTCGGTCATCGTATTAAAGTATATTGATGAACTCTCGTTAAAAGAAATTAGTGAGATTCTGAATATACCAGTTGGTACGGTGAAAACGAGAATACACAGGGGTAGAGAGGCTCTCCGGAAACAGTTGAGAGACCTTTGA
- the rsiW gene encoding anti-sigma-W factor RsiW produces the protein MNCQDRIVQLMHQYLDGDIEPQDEKELKSHLQLCEECRTHFQQIEKSIALVQSTSHIEAPSDFTAKVMAGLPKEKKRVSVQRWIKAHPLMVAAALFLILMGGSLFTSWNTDHNFSVSKQPNLVVENDTVTVPKGETVKGDVTVKNGRLIVEGKVDGNVTVVNGEQLTASAGQITGQINEINEVFDWIWYKMKSTVQNVMRVIGPEEQE, from the coding sequence ATGAACTGTCAGGATAGAATCGTCCAGCTTATGCATCAGTATTTAGACGGGGACATTGAGCCCCAAGACGAAAAAGAATTAAAAAGCCATCTGCAATTGTGTGAGGAGTGCCGTACTCATTTTCAACAAATTGAGAAATCCATCGCGCTAGTGCAGAGTACATCTCATATAGAAGCACCATCTGACTTCACTGCAAAGGTGATGGCAGGTCTTCCAAAGGAGAAGAAGCGTGTGTCGGTTCAAAGATGGATCAAAGCTCACCCGCTGATGGTAGCTGCTGCTCTCTTTCTCATTTTAATGGGAGGCAGTCTGTTTACAAGCTGGAATACCGATCATAATTTCAGTGTGTCAAAGCAGCCGAATCTCGTCGTTGAAAATGATACAGTGACCGTACCTAAAGGGGAAACCGTAAAAGGTGATGTCACTGTCAAAAATGGCAGGCTGATTGTAGAAGGCAAGGTTGATGGCAATGTCACCGTCGTCAATGGGGAACAGCTGACTGCTTCTGCCGGACAAATCACTGGTCAAATTAATGAAATTAATGAAGTGTTTGATTGGATCTGGTACAAAATGAAATCAACCGTACAAAATGTGATGCGGGTCATTGGGCCAGAGGAGCAAGAGTAA
- the cdaA gene encoding diadenylate cyclase CdaA translates to MALGDIPFLQYLGNAVDILVVWYVIYKLMMVIRGTKAVQLLKGIVVIVLVRMGSAYLGLNTLQWLMDQAITWGFLAIIIIFQPELRRALEQLGRGRFFSRSGTPVEEQQQKTIEAITKAINYMAKRRIGALLTIERDTGMNDYIETGIPLNAKVSSELLINIFIPNTPLHDGAVIMKRDEIAAAACYLPLSESPFISKELGTRHRAAVGISEVTDSLTVIVSEETGGISVARNGDLHRELTEEALEEMLIAEFSKNSKDASSTKWYWRGKKNG, encoded by the coding sequence ATGGCTTTAGGGGATATTCCTTTTTTGCAGTACCTCGGTAATGCTGTTGATATTCTCGTTGTTTGGTATGTGATATATAAATTAATGATGGTCATCCGCGGAACAAAAGCGGTTCAGCTTTTAAAGGGAATTGTGGTCATTGTTCTCGTCAGGATGGGAAGTGCGTATCTCGGTCTTAACACACTTCAATGGCTGATGGACCAAGCGATTACGTGGGGATTCCTTGCGATCATTATTATTTTTCAGCCAGAGCTAAGGAGAGCGCTTGAGCAGCTTGGGCGCGGCCGTTTCTTCTCAAGAAGCGGGACACCTGTAGAGGAACAGCAGCAGAAAACGATCGAGGCAATTACAAAAGCAATTAACTATATGGCAAAACGCAGAATCGGCGCGCTGCTGACAATTGAGCGCGATACCGGAATGAATGATTACATAGAGACAGGAATTCCTTTGAATGCAAAGGTGAGTTCAGAGCTGCTCATTAATATTTTCATTCCGAATACACCGCTTCATGACGGTGCTGTCATTATGAAGCGGGATGAGATTGCAGCTGCGGCTTGTTATTTACCGCTGTCAGAAAGTCCTTTTATCTCTAAGGAGCTTGGGACGCGTCATAGGGCGGCAGTTGGGATAAGTGAAGTGACAGACAGCTTAACTGTCATCGTTTCTGAGGAAACGGGCGGCATTTCTGTCGCAAGAAATGGTGATCTCCACCGAGAATTGACAGAAGAAGCGCTTGAAGAAATGCTGATTGCTGAATTTAGTAAGAACAGCAAAGATGCTTCCTCGACCAAATGGTATTGGAGGGGCAAGAAAAATGGATAA
- a CDS encoding YbbR-like domain-containing protein, protein MDKILNNRWAVKLLALVFALLLYGAVNSAQAPTPKKIGESFFPTSTTDEATLTDIPVKAYYDDEKYVVTGVPQTVNVTIKGSTSAVKTARQTKNFEIYADMRNLSTGTHKVELKARDVSKGLTLSINPSVTTVTIQEKTTAEFPVETEFYNQNKIKDGYSPEQPIVNPKKVTVTGSKDVIDKISVIKAFVNLEDVDQQIEKEAKLTVYDSNGNELPVEVSPSVVDITVPISSPSKKVPFKIERTGSLPEGISISSIETSPSEVTVYGSQKVLDGLDFIDGVKLDLSKIKDDTEIDADIPLPDGVKKVSPETVKIKVKVATAEEKKIDNVPISVVGLSKDLTSDFVSPSSGRITLIAKGSKSAIDKLKASDVEAYINAGDLNEGIHEVKVQVNGPQNVTWTLSRSKVKVKLTSTDPEDQPASTNDQKDQSSDEDDQDEKSKEESTQDKAKKESSQRQRVKEDKKEDKTSS, encoded by the coding sequence ATGGATAAGATTTTGAATAATCGCTGGGCCGTTAAGCTTCTTGCATTGGTCTTCGCTTTATTGCTGTATGGTGCAGTCAATTCAGCGCAAGCGCCCACGCCGAAAAAAATCGGTGAATCCTTTTTCCCTACATCGACGACAGATGAAGCAACTCTAACTGACATTCCTGTTAAAGCGTATTATGATGACGAGAAATACGTCGTCACTGGTGTGCCGCAGACAGTCAATGTCACAATTAAAGGATCAACAAGTGCTGTGAAAACAGCAAGACAAACAAAGAATTTTGAAATTTACGCAGACATGCGAAACCTATCGACAGGTACTCATAAAGTGGAGCTGAAGGCAAGAGATGTATCGAAGGGTCTCACACTATCGATTAATCCATCTGTGACGACTGTGACGATACAAGAAAAAACGACAGCTGAATTTCCTGTTGAAACCGAGTTTTATAATCAAAATAAAATCAAAGACGGCTATTCACCTGAACAGCCCATTGTGAATCCGAAAAAGGTCACAGTCACTGGATCAAAGGACGTCATCGACAAAATTTCTGTCATTAAAGCTTTTGTGAACTTAGAGGATGTCGATCAGCAAATTGAAAAAGAAGCGAAGCTCACTGTGTATGATAGCAACGGGAATGAGCTGCCAGTCGAAGTGAGCCCGTCCGTGGTGGATATTACGGTTCCAATCTCAAGCCCGAGCAAAAAGGTTCCGTTTAAAATTGAGCGGACGGGCAGCTTGCCAGAAGGGATCAGCATCTCTAGCATTGAGACAAGCCCGAGTGAGGTTACAGTGTACGGCTCTCAAAAGGTGCTGGATGGACTTGATTTTATTGATGGTGTCAAGCTGGACCTAAGCAAGATTAAAGATGATACGGAAATAGATGCTGATATTCCTCTTCCAGATGGTGTAAAAAAGGTATCGCCCGAAACCGTTAAGATCAAAGTGAAGGTTGCAACAGCTGAAGAAAAAAAGATTGATAATGTACCGATTTCTGTCGTGGGTTTGAGCAAAGATCTCACTTCTGATTTTGTGAGCCCTTCTTCTGGACGGATCACGTTAATAGCAAAGGGATCAAAGAGTGCGATTGATAAACTAAAGGCTTCAGATGTTGAAGCCTATATCAATGCAGGGGACTTGAACGAAGGAATCCATGAGGTCAAAGTTCAAGTGAATGGTCCTCAAAATGTGACATGGACATTATCAAGATCGAAGGTCAAAGTGAAACTCACTTCTACTGATCCAGAGGACCAGCCGGCTTCTACGAATGATCAGAAGGATCAATCATCTGATGAAGATGATCAGGACGAGAAGAGCAAAGAAGAATCCACACAAGATAAAGCAAAGAAAGAATCGAGTCAAAGACAGCGGGTCAAAGAAGATAAAAAAGAGGACAAAACATCCTCTTGA
- the glmM gene encoding phosphoglucosamine mutase: MGKYFGTDGVRGVANSELTPELAFKIGRFGGYVLTKDKERPKVLVGRDTRVSGHMLEGALVAGLLSIGAEVMRLGVISTPGVSYLTKAMDAEAGVMISASHNPVQDNGIKFFGGDGFKLSDEQEDEIEQLMDQPVDQLPRPVGADLGTVNDYFEGGQKYLQFLKQTADEDFTGIHVALDCAHGATSSLATHLFADLDADVSTMGTSPNGLNINDGVGSTHPEALSAFVKEKGADIGLAFDGDGDRLIAVDEKGDIVDGDQIMYICARYLKDEGRLKDDTVVSTVMSNLGFYKALEKQGIKSIQTAVGDRYVVEAMKKDGYNVGGEQSGHLIFLDYNTTGDGMLSAIMLVNTLKATGKTLSELAAEMEKFPQLLVNVKVSDKYKVEENEKVKAVIQEVEKEMNGDGRILVRPSGTEPLVRVMAEAKTKELCNEYVARITAVVKEEMGIE, translated from the coding sequence ATGGGCAAGTACTTTGGAACTGATGGTGTAAGGGGTGTAGCGAATAGCGAATTAACGCCAGAGCTCGCATTTAAAATTGGGAGATTTGGCGGCTATGTGCTCACGAAGGATAAAGAACGTCCAAAGGTACTCGTTGGTCGAGACACACGTGTATCTGGTCATATGTTAGAAGGAGCGCTCGTTGCAGGTTTACTTTCAATTGGAGCTGAAGTGATGCGCCTAGGCGTGATCTCAACACCTGGTGTGTCTTATTTAACGAAGGCAATGGATGCAGAAGCGGGTGTTATGATTTCTGCTTCTCACAATCCAGTTCAAGACAATGGCATTAAATTCTTTGGCGGTGACGGCTTTAAGCTGTCAGATGAACAGGAGGACGAAATTGAGCAGCTGATGGATCAGCCAGTCGATCAATTACCACGCCCGGTTGGAGCCGATCTTGGAACGGTGAACGACTACTTTGAAGGCGGTCAGAAATACTTGCAATTCTTAAAGCAGACAGCAGATGAGGATTTCACAGGTATTCACGTGGCGCTTGACTGTGCACACGGTGCAACCTCTTCTCTAGCGACACATTTATTTGCAGATTTAGATGCTGATGTGTCCACAATGGGAACATCACCAAACGGTTTGAATATCAATGATGGTGTAGGTTCCACTCATCCAGAGGCACTTTCTGCTTTTGTGAAGGAGAAGGGTGCAGATATTGGTCTTGCGTTTGATGGTGACGGTGACCGTTTAATTGCAGTCGATGAAAAAGGTGATATCGTAGACGGCGATCAAATTATGTACATATGTGCACGTTATTTGAAGGATGAAGGCCGATTAAAGGATGACACCGTTGTGTCAACGGTCATGAGTAACCTTGGTTTCTATAAAGCGCTTGAGAAGCAAGGTATTAAGAGCATTCAAACTGCTGTTGGTGACCGCTATGTGGTCGAAGCGATGAAAAAAGACGGCTATAATGTCGGCGGCGAGCAGTCAGGTCATTTGATTTTCCTTGATTATAATACGACAGGTGATGGCATGCTTTCTGCGATCATGCTTGTGAACACGCTCAAAGCGACAGGAAAAACATTATCAGAGCTTGCAGCGGAAATGGAAAAGTTCCCGCAGCTTTTAGTGAATGTGAAAGTGTCTGATAAATACAAAGTAGAAGAAAATGAAAAAGTAAAAGCGGTGATCCAAGAGGTCGAAAAAGAGATGAATGGTGACGGCCGTATCCTTGTTCGTCCATCTGGAACAGAGCCGCTTGTACGTGTCATGGCAGAGGCGAAAACAAAAGAGCTGTGTAATGAATATGTGGCTCGAATTACAGCTGTTGTGAAAGAAGAAATGGGCATTGAGTAA
- the glmS gene encoding glutamine--fructose-6-phosphate transaminase (isomerizing), with protein MCGIVGYIGQNDAKEILLKGLEKLEYRGYDSAGIAVANEEGVHVFKEKGRIAELREVVDANVASSAGIGHTRWATHGVPSHLNAHPHQSASGRFTLVHNGVIENYVQLTREYLQDVTLKSDTDTEVVVQVIEQFVSRGLDTEEAFRQTLLQLKGSYAIALFDNENKETIYVAKNKSPLLVGFGEGFNVVASDAMAMLQVTNEYAELMDKEMVIVTKDEVIIKNLDGDIMTRPSYIAELDASDIEKGTYPHYMLKETDEQPLVMRKIIQEYQDENGKLSVAGDIASAVAEADRIYIVACGTSYHAGLVGKQYIEDWAKVPVEVHVASEFSYNMPLLSKKPLFIFLSQSGETADSRAVLVQVKELGHKALTITNVPGSTLSREADFTLLLHAGPEIAVASTKAYTAQIAVLAILASVAAELNGQSLDFDLVKELGIVANAMEALVDQKDEMEQIARDFFTVTHNAFFIGRGLDYYVCLEGSLKLKEISYIQAEGFAGGELKHGTIALIEEGTPVIALATQEHVNLSIRGNVKEVVARGANPCVISLKGLEDEGDRFVLPAVHPALAPLASVVPLQLIAYYAALHRGCDVDKPRNLAKSVTVE; from the coding sequence ATGTGTGGAATCGTAGGTTATATTGGTCAGAATGATGCGAAGGAAATCCTATTAAAAGGTTTAGAGAAGCTTGAGTACCGCGGGTATGACTCAGCAGGTATCGCTGTGGCAAACGAAGAAGGCGTGCATGTGTTCAAAGAAAAAGGACGGATCGCTGAGCTTCGTGAAGTCGTTGATGCAAACGTAGCATCTTCAGCAGGAATCGGACATACACGCTGGGCAACTCACGGTGTACCAAGCCATCTAAATGCGCATCCGCATCAAAGTGCTTCTGGCCGTTTTACGCTTGTTCATAACGGTGTCATTGAGAACTATGTACAATTGACACGCGAATATTTACAAGACGTCACACTAAAAAGCGACACAGATACAGAGGTTGTTGTTCAAGTCATCGAACAATTTGTCAGCAGAGGTCTTGATACAGAAGAAGCTTTCCGTCAAACGCTTCTTCAACTAAAAGGCTCTTACGCAATTGCCCTTTTCGATAACGAAAACAAAGAAACAATCTATGTGGCGAAAAACAAAAGCCCATTATTGGTTGGTTTCGGCGAAGGATTCAACGTTGTGGCTTCTGACGCAATGGCGATGCTTCAAGTAACAAACGAATATGCGGAATTAATGGATAAAGAAATGGTCATTGTCACAAAAGACGAGGTTATCATTAAAAACCTTGACGGTGATATCATGACACGTCCTTCTTATATCGCTGAGCTTGATGCAAGCGACATTGAGAAAGGCACATATCCTCACTACATGTTAAAAGAAACGGATGAACAGCCGCTTGTTATGCGCAAAATCATCCAAGAATATCAAGACGAAAACGGCAAGCTGTCAGTTGCTGGCGATATCGCAAGTGCAGTAGCAGAAGCAGACCGCATTTACATTGTGGCTTGCGGAACGAGCTACCATGCAGGTCTTGTCGGTAAACAATACATTGAAGACTGGGCAAAAGTACCTGTAGAAGTCCATGTAGCAAGTGAATTCTCTTACAACATGCCGCTTCTATCGAAAAAGCCGTTGTTCATCTTCCTTTCTCAATCTGGGGAGACTGCGGACAGCCGTGCTGTACTTGTTCAAGTCAAAGAGCTTGGTCATAAAGCTTTAACGATCACAAACGTACCAGGATCTACGCTTTCTCGTGAAGCGGACTTCACATTGCTTCTTCATGCAGGACCAGAAATCGCAGTGGCTTCAACAAAAGCCTACACAGCACAAATCGCTGTACTTGCAATCCTTGCATCCGTTGCAGCTGAATTAAATGGTCAATCTCTTGACTTTGATCTTGTGAAAGAGCTTGGTATTGTAGCAAACGCAATGGAAGCCCTTGTCGATCAAAAGGATGAAATGGAACAAATCGCTCGTGACTTCTTCACAGTGACACATAACGCATTCTTTATCGGAAGAGGACTTGACTACTATGTGTGCCTTGAAGGTTCACTGAAGCTAAAAGAGATCTCTTACATCCAAGCAGAAGGCTTTGCTGGCGGAGAGCTCAAACACGGCACAATTGCTTTGATTGAAGAAGGCACACCGGTCATTGCCCTTGCAACGCAAGAGCACGTGAACCTCAGCATTCGCGGTAACGTCAAAGAAGTCGTTGCACGCGGAGCAAACCCATGTGTCATCTCACTAAAAGGCCTAGAAGACGAAGGCGACCGTTTCGTCCTTCCAGCTGTACACCCAGCACTTGCACCACTTGCATCTGTTGTCCCATTACAGCTAATCGCATACTACGCAGCCCTTCACCGCGGGTGTGATGTGGATAAACCACGTAACCTTGCGAAGAGTGTGACGGTGGAGTAG
- the skfA gene encoding sporulation killing factor translates to MTRNQKEWESVSKKNLKRPGGTSIVKAAGCMGCWASKSIAMTRVCALPHPAMRAI, encoded by the coding sequence ATGACACGAAACCAAAAAGAATGGGAATCTGTGAGTAAAAAAAACCTTAAACGTCCAGGTGGTACTTCGATTGTAAAGGCTGCTGGATGTATGGGGTGTTGGGCCTCAAAAAGTATTGCAATGACACGTGTGTGTGCACTACCTCATCCTGCAATGCGGGCTATTTAA